One part of the Aspergillus luchuensis IFO 4308 DNA, chromosome 5, nearly complete sequence genome encodes these proteins:
- a CDS encoding uncharacterized protein (COG:A;~EggNog:ENOG410PSF0;~InterPro:IPR040424,IPR010304;~go_component: GO:0005634 - nucleus [Evidence IEA];~go_component: GO:0005737 - cytoplasm [Evidence IEA];~go_function: GO:0003723 - RNA binding [Evidence IEA];~go_process: GO:0006397 - mRNA processing [Evidence IEA]) produces the protein MGKSAKANKPLTQEEIWDDSALVQSWDEAVEEYKLYHSIHAKGENVEDVLREAEAAEKAEMEQDEQPLDESADRMDADVDADAAANATTAAEPQQVPQAKPSQATEGPEQPSGQGAHVTDQTAGPSSVGAPPMPHATLSQVQDEGLKNLMMAWYYAGYYTGLYEGQQRANQNKSS, from the exons ATGGGAAAATCGGCCAAGGCGAATAAACCCCTCACTCAGGAAGAGATCTGGGATGATTCGGCCCTCGTCCAGAGCTGGGATGAGGCTGTCGAGGAATACAAA ctCTACCACAGCATCCATGCGAAGGGGGAGAATGTTGAAGATGTCCTGAGAGAAGCAGAGGCTGCTGAGAAAGCTGAGATGGAGCAAGATGAGCAGCCGTTGGACGAATCGGCCGACCGCATGGATGCTGACGTCGACGCCGACGCTGCTGCCAATGCAACAACTGCAGCAGAACCTCAACAGGTGCCACAGGCCAAACCGTCGCAA GCTACGGAAGGACCGGAACAGCCTTCTGGACAGGGTGCCCATGTCACCGATCAAACGGCTGGGCCCAGTTCCGTAGGAGCACCTCCTATGCCTCATGCCACCCTATCCCAAG TGCAAGACGAGGGACTCAAAAACCTCATGATGGCCTGGTACTATGCTGGATACTACACTGGTCTATATGAGGGTCAACAGCGAGCGAACCAGAACAAGAGCTCATAA
- a CDS encoding RNA-binding protein (BUSCO:EOG09264T8I;~COG:A;~EggNog:ENOG410PMWF;~InterPro:IPR000504,IPR012677,IPR035979;~PFAM:PF00076;~go_function: GO:0003676 - nucleic acid binding [Evidence IEA]), with amino-acid sequence MAPDKKDKKRKAAAATAADSPAKKTKKVEAKPAESPKDAPKPILKKANQKEAATKTGGASKTKANGQPARQIKPRKRAADFLSDNENSESEAEVAESKVAKEEKPTTKKSKKEDGSAAPATKSKPAKANTKAKKAEPVVEESEEDESAASEASQSEDEEDDRTAALIRGFESSGDEDESGDEGFNPDQPVPQIPDSKKAKRKILKKQKENAGHVEEPGTVYVGRIPHGFYEHQMRAYFSQFGEITRLRLSRNRITGRSKHYAFIEFAHTSVAKIVAATMDNYLMYGHILKCKYVSPEQLHPEVWKGANRRFKRTPWNRIEKKRLDKGKTREQWTERIGREQKRRLAKAEKLKAIMGYDLDIPQLKSVDEVPVQEAKAIEASEPAAEEPAKAIEAAPVEEPEAEKPAEDTPKKTNKKTKKAAQSPAAQETPKSAEKSTPKKTTEETASPAAQKAKKVQKKTKAKSKA; translated from the exons ATGGCCCCCgacaagaaggacaagaagcgcaagg ctgccgctgccactGCCGCCGATTCGCCCgcaaagaagaccaagaaggtCGAGGCCAAGCCTGCCGAATCCCCCAAGGACGCCCCCAAGCCTATCCTCAAGAAGGCCAACCAAAAAGAGGCGGCTACAAAGACCGGTGGCGCTTCGAAGACCAAGGCCAATGGCCAGCCCGCCAGACAGATCAAGCCTCGCAAGCGCGCAGCCGATTTCCTGAGCGACAACGAGAACAGTGAGTCTGAGGCCGAAGTTGCTGAGTCCAAGGttgcgaaggaggagaagcctACCAccaagaagtcgaagaaggaagacggaTCAGCTGCTCCCGCGACAAAATCCAAGCCCGCCAAAGCCAAcaccaaggccaagaaggcagAGCCTGTCGTTGAAGAATCTGAGGAAGACGAGTCCGCCGCCTCGGAGGCTAGCCagagtgaggatgaggaggatgaccgCACAGCTGCCCTCATCCGGGGTTTCGAGAGCAGtggtgacgaggatgagtcTGGCGATGAGGGCTTCAACCCCGACCAGCCGGTGCCTCAGATTCCCGactcgaagaaggccaagcgcaagatcttgaagaagcagaaggagaatGCCGGTCACGTTGAGGAGCCTGGAACGGTTTACGTTGG ACGCATTCCCCACGGTTTCTACGAGCACCAGATGCGCGCCTACTTCAGCCAGTTCGGTGAAATCACTCGCCTGCGTCTTTCCCGTAACCGTATCACCGGTCGCTCCAAGCACTATGCTTTCATCGAGTTCGCCCATACCTCTGTCGCTAAGATTGTTGCTGCCACCATGGACAACTACCTCATGTACGGTCACATCCTGAAGTGCAAATACGTGTCTCCCGAACAGCTCCACCCGGAGGTCTGGAAGGGCGCCAACAGACGGTTCAAGCGCACCCCCTGGAACCGCATCGAGAAGAAGCGTCTTGACAAGGGCAAGACGAGAGAGCAGTGGACGGAGCGCATCGGGAGGGAGCAGAAGAGACGTCTCGCTAAGGCTGAGAAGCTCAAGGCTATTATGGGCTACGACCTCGACATCCCGCAACTGAAGAGCGTGGATGAGGTTCCTGTCCAAGAGGCCAAGGCCATCGAGGCCTCTGAGCCCGCTGCTGAAGAACCCGCCAAGGCCATTGAGGCTGCCCCGGTTGAGGAACCCGAGGCCGAGAAGCCCGCTGAAGATACCCCTAAGAAGACCAACAAGAAGACTAAGAAGGCTGCCCAGTCCCCTGCTGCGCAGGAGACTCCCAAGTCGGCAGAGAAGTCTACCCCGAAGAAGACCACCGAAGAAACTGCTTCCCCGGCCGcccagaaggccaagaaggtccagaagaagaccaaggccaaGTCTAAGGCTTGA